From one Lolium rigidum isolate FL_2022 chromosome 4, APGP_CSIRO_Lrig_0.1, whole genome shotgun sequence genomic stretch:
- the LOC124649596 gene encoding GPI-anchored hemophore cfmA-like, whose protein sequence is MGKNYRKFLGVNKAAATGGGIGKRVSGAGAGGNAKDTGGGNKAATAGSGKGKRVAAAGGRGKRSGGGAGSATAVAVAGPSPRGAKRAGGRGSGGASTLSHTTTFKTAVKVTNEYCHVEESSTFKTAVKVMNEYYDEEENHGSPEDERSTFCPTDHSTFKTAMKSENEYYDEEENHGSSEDERSTFCPTDHSTFEIAVKFENECYEEEERRVLSEDEKDMQHDAELLAEEGNGGAQIGDDGNGCGDCGGECNEDAGFGDDDAGTGDLDDHLNGDAYYYDVAAAGFDDGYDDDGGDGADGWW, encoded by the exons ATGGGGAAGAACTACCGCAAGTTCCTGGGAGTCAACAAGGCGGCCGCTACCGGCGGCGGGATCGGTAAGCGCGTctccggtgccggcgccggtgggaACGCTAAGGACACCGGCGGCGGGAACAAGGCGGCCACTGCCGGCAGCGGGAAAGGtaagcgcgtcgccgccgccggtgggagAGGCAAACGCTCGGGAGGAGGCGCGGGCAGCGCGACGGCCGTGGCTGTGGCCGGCCCAAGCCCAAGAGGTGCGAAGCGGGCCGGCGGCCGGGGTTCGGGCGGCGCGTCGACCTTATCTCATACTACCACCTTCAAGACG GCCGTGAAGGTCACGAATGAGTACTGCCATGTGGAGGAGAGTAGCACGTTTAAGACG GCGGTGAAGGTCATGAACGAATActatgatgaggaggagaaccaCGGTTCACCCGAGGATGAACGCTCAACATTCTGTCCCACCGATCATAGCACTTTTAAGACG GCCATGAAGTCCGAGAACGAATActatgatgaggaggagaaccatggtTCGTCTGAGGACGAACGCTCGACCTTCTGTCCCACCGATCATAGCACCTTTGAGATA GCTGTGAAGTTCGAGAATGAGTGctacgaggaggaagagaggcgcgTTTTGTCTGAGGACGAGAAGGATATGCAGCACGATGCTGAACTTCTAGCTGAAGAAGGCAACGGTGGTGCTCAGATTGGCGATGATGGCAATGGCTGCGGGGACTGTGGTGGCGAGTGCAACGAGGATGCTGGGTTCGGTGATGATGATGCTGGGACCGGGGATCTTGATGACCACTTGAACGGTGATGCCTACTACTACGATGTTGCTGCGGCGGGTTTTGATGATGGCTATGATGACGATGGCGGGGATGGAGCTGATGGCTGGTGGTAG